A genomic segment from Actinoplanes sichuanensis encodes:
- a CDS encoding M16 family metallopeptidase — MTLRQEVDGVPVLIAPTTGPMTAGLAFRVGFVDESLSRRGITHLIEHLALHSLGVADYHFNGATGVEHTVFHMQGAEADIVAFLHGVCAGLADLPMQRLAVEKEILRTEQNSRGEGPAGRLALWRHGARDYGLASYPEWGLAAITPDDLRAWVARYFHRGNAVLWIAGPGVPAGLRLDLPDGTRQPAPVPSSILPVRPAYFPGSEDAVAWDAVVDRGEPAAVFAEVLRRSMFRSLRQEGGLSYNVVTDYTPRADGRAVIMAAADSLPEKQGAVLGGLIDVLAAVRLGMIDEAEVTAVVNKRREELRQADTTGGRLPGQAFDLLDGRPVRELDEVLAELDAVTLGDVVTVAAEAYADGLLMTPGETQADWAGFVDAPVSSVPLVDGVTYRALGGSAPSLVAGERGFSLIRQGSTITVLFDECSAVLAWPDGGRIFIGHDAAQLRVEPTLYPDGPALVAALDARTRPELRIPMPAREPDRIPRPPEPEPTAPTGSVLARALRRIRGG, encoded by the coding sequence ATGACACTTCGGCAGGAGGTGGACGGCGTACCGGTGCTGATCGCGCCGACCACCGGGCCGATGACCGCCGGCCTCGCCTTCCGGGTCGGTTTCGTCGACGAGTCACTGTCCCGGCGCGGCATCACACACCTGATCGAGCACCTGGCACTGCACTCGCTCGGGGTCGCCGACTACCACTTCAACGGGGCCACCGGTGTCGAGCACACCGTCTTCCACATGCAGGGCGCCGAGGCCGACATCGTGGCGTTCCTGCACGGCGTCTGCGCCGGCCTGGCCGATCTGCCGATGCAGCGGCTCGCCGTGGAGAAGGAGATCCTGCGGACCGAGCAGAACTCCCGGGGCGAGGGCCCGGCCGGGCGGCTGGCCCTGTGGCGGCACGGCGCCCGTGACTACGGCCTGGCCAGCTACCCGGAGTGGGGCCTCGCGGCGATCACCCCCGACGATCTGCGCGCCTGGGTGGCCCGCTACTTCCATCGGGGCAACGCGGTGCTCTGGATCGCCGGGCCCGGCGTACCCGCCGGCCTGCGGCTCGATCTGCCGGACGGCACGCGTCAGCCGGCCCCGGTGCCTTCTTCGATCCTTCCGGTACGCCCGGCGTACTTCCCCGGCTCCGAGGACGCGGTCGCCTGGGACGCCGTGGTCGACCGCGGTGAGCCGGCGGCGGTCTTCGCCGAGGTGCTGCGCCGGTCGATGTTCCGCTCGCTGCGGCAGGAGGGTGGCCTCTCCTACAACGTGGTGACCGACTACACACCTCGGGCCGACGGCCGTGCCGTGATCATGGCGGCCGCCGACTCGCTGCCCGAGAAGCAGGGTGCGGTACTCGGCGGGTTGATCGACGTCCTGGCCGCGGTCCGCCTCGGCATGATCGACGAGGCCGAGGTGACCGCGGTCGTCAACAAGCGCCGCGAGGAACTCAGGCAGGCCGACACCACCGGGGGACGGCTGCCCGGCCAGGCCTTCGATCTGCTCGACGGCCGGCCGGTGCGCGAGCTCGACGAGGTGCTGGCCGAGCTGGACGCGGTCACGCTCGGCGATGTGGTCACGGTCGCCGCCGAGGCCTACGCCGACGGCCTGCTGATGACACCGGGGGAGACCCAGGCCGACTGGGCCGGGTTCGTCGACGCGCCGGTCTCGTCGGTGCCGCTGGTCGACGGGGTGACCTACCGGGCGCTCGGGGGTTCGGCGCCGAGCCTGGTCGCCGGTGAGCGCGGGTTCAGCCTGATCCGACAGGGCTCGACGATCACCGTGCTCTTCGACGAGTGCTCGGCCGTGCTCGCCTGGCCGGACGGCGGCCGGATCTTCATCGGTCACGACGCCGCCCAGCTGCGGGTCGAGCCGACCCTCTACCCGGACGGGCCGGCGCTGGTGGCCGCCCTGGACGCACGGACCCGGCCGGAGCTGCGGATCCCGATGCCGGCCCGCGAGCCGGACCGGATCCCCCGCCCGCCGGAACCGGAGCCGACCGCGCCCACCGGATCGGTTCTCGCCCGTGCGCTGCGCCGGATCCGGGGCGGCTGA
- a CDS encoding MBL fold metallo-hydrolase encodes MIGSSDVVLDGAAAYPEIAGLRAALHRRDWPGGRALLDQLEPMARSAALQACAGEPGLEEFLRGVLAADVTDAAAAALLGHHLIHNGWEIRSGRYAEHVSSGQFRMFHDWLRKAELVLIDAAARHPRDPAIWTARLLTARGLQLGLAESRRRLDRALAAQPHHLPAQLQFLQTACPKWDGTWELLHEFARDAMLAAPPGSPHAVLVVHAHVEHIFGDDDTDVFRYLAGDAVRTEIYEAAHRSIWHPEFRTGPGWVQALNAFALIFTMLDDRRSAATAFTRLGNLAAEYPWNQIGNDVNAQIREARAWAYEGTP; translated from the coding sequence ATGATCGGATCCAGCGACGTGGTGCTCGACGGGGCGGCCGCGTACCCGGAGATCGCCGGGCTGCGGGCGGCGCTCCACCGCCGAGACTGGCCGGGCGGCCGGGCCCTGCTCGACCAGTTGGAGCCGATGGCCCGCAGCGCCGCTCTGCAGGCCTGCGCGGGTGAGCCCGGGCTGGAGGAGTTCCTCCGTGGTGTGCTCGCCGCCGACGTCACCGATGCCGCCGCCGCCGCGCTGCTCGGCCACCACCTGATCCACAACGGTTGGGAGATCCGCTCCGGGCGGTATGCCGAGCACGTGAGTTCCGGGCAGTTCCGCATGTTCCACGACTGGTTGCGCAAGGCCGAACTGGTCCTGATCGACGCGGCCGCCCGCCATCCGAGGGACCCGGCGATCTGGACCGCTCGGCTGCTCACCGCACGCGGCCTGCAACTGGGCCTGGCCGAGTCGCGTCGCCGGCTGGACCGGGCGCTGGCCGCCCAGCCCCACCACCTGCCGGCCCAGCTCCAGTTCCTGCAGACCGCCTGCCCGAAGTGGGACGGCACCTGGGAGCTGCTGCACGAGTTCGCCCGGGACGCGATGCTGGCCGCCCCGCCCGGTTCGCCGCACGCGGTACTGGTCGTCCACGCGCATGTCGAGCACATCTTCGGCGACGACGACACGGACGTCTTCCGGTATCTGGCGGGCGACGCGGTCCGTACCGAGATCTACGAGGCGGCGCACCGGTCGATCTGGCATCCGGAGTTCCGGACCGGGCCGGGCTGGGTGCAGGCGTTGAACGCGTTCGCGCTGATCTTCACGATGCTCGACGATCGGCGGTCCGCGGCGACCGCGTTCACCCGGCTCGGCAACCTGGCCGCGGAGTACCCGTGGAACCAGATCGGCAATGACGTGAATGCGCAGATTCGGGAGGCTCGGGCTTGGGCGTACGAGGGGACACCATGA
- a CDS encoding peptidase M16 family protein, which translates to MRRMEVDGIPAVLAQVTGPAHAGLVFRVGTADEPLARRGITRLVEHLVTDGLGATGQTSWTTGPEHTYFHVQGSATEITEFLTGVCDALRDPPTGRLAEVRDLVQGAQPERDPLPMWRHGARGFGVVSYPEWALPGLTADHLREWIARYFTRENAALWVAGDEVPEGLSLNLPTGERQPPPSVATTLPVTPAWFTGGVGWDTVIARSPGAAVFANVLERRVRRDLRDLTTHTRTEYVPRADGTARILTIAEPLPAEPEAAHGGLVDVLASMRAGRIDPDEVAAVVKLTCEGLRQSESRGARLPGQAFNLLAGREVQPLEEALAEVRAVTAAEVARVAEEAYDAGLLMTPPGSTAEWAGYTAAPAMSDSVPAGRVHRGRRDRSRRLISGSEGIGVTGRDMVAAVRWDACAALLAWPDGGRHLIGEDAVTVRVEPTLYRHADRVVREVDARIPERLRIEMPARDRDRIPQPEPAPRDGVVRRYVAAILCGLLALFFVSGGVWILTQLLAGPGTGNPRGEDLLALGGSVVFGILFGRYSWAAARELGSRRG; encoded by the coding sequence ATGAGACGGATGGAGGTCGACGGCATCCCGGCGGTGCTCGCGCAGGTGACCGGCCCGGCCCACGCCGGTCTGGTCTTCCGGGTCGGCACGGCGGACGAGCCGCTGGCCCGGCGTGGCATCACCCGCCTGGTCGAGCACCTGGTGACCGACGGTCTCGGCGCGACCGGACAGACGAGCTGGACGACCGGGCCGGAACACACCTACTTCCACGTGCAGGGTTCGGCCACCGAGATCACCGAATTCCTCACCGGCGTCTGCGACGCGTTGCGTGACCCGCCGACCGGGCGGCTCGCCGAGGTGCGCGACCTGGTCCAGGGTGCTCAGCCGGAGCGTGACCCGCTGCCGATGTGGCGGCACGGCGCCCGTGGATTCGGTGTCGTCAGCTATCCCGAGTGGGCACTGCCCGGGCTCACCGCCGACCACCTCCGGGAGTGGATCGCCCGCTATTTCACCAGGGAGAATGCGGCGCTCTGGGTGGCCGGCGACGAGGTCCCCGAAGGGCTGAGCCTGAATCTCCCGACCGGCGAGCGGCAGCCGCCACCGTCCGTCGCCACCACCCTGCCGGTCACACCGGCCTGGTTCACCGGCGGGGTCGGCTGGGACACGGTGATCGCCCGGAGTCCGGGTGCGGCGGTCTTCGCCAACGTTCTGGAGCGCCGGGTCCGCCGCGATCTGCGCGACCTCACCACCCACACCCGTACCGAGTACGTCCCCCGGGCCGACGGCACCGCGCGGATCCTGACGATCGCCGAGCCGCTGCCGGCGGAGCCGGAAGCCGCCCACGGCGGTCTGGTCGACGTGCTGGCCTCGATGCGGGCCGGCCGGATCGACCCGGACGAGGTGGCCGCCGTGGTGAAGCTCACGTGCGAGGGCCTGCGCCAGTCCGAGTCGCGTGGCGCACGCCTGCCCGGCCAGGCGTTCAACCTGCTCGCCGGACGCGAGGTGCAACCCCTGGAGGAGGCGCTCGCCGAGGTGCGGGCGGTCACCGCGGCCGAGGTGGCCCGGGTCGCCGAGGAGGCGTACGACGCCGGCCTGCTGATGACCCCGCCCGGCAGCACCGCCGAGTGGGCCGGGTACACCGCCGCCCCGGCGATGTCCGACAGCGTGCCGGCCGGCCGGGTCCATCGTGGCCGTCGGGACCGGTCCCGACGGCTGATCAGCGGCTCCGAAGGGATCGGCGTGACCGGCCGCGACATGGTCGCCGCAGTCCGCTGGGACGCGTGCGCGGCCCTGCTGGCCTGGCCGGACGGCGGCCGCCACCTGATCGGCGAGGACGCCGTGACGGTCCGGGTCGAGCCGACCCTCTATCGGCACGCCGACCGGGTGGTGCGCGAGGTGGACGCCCGAATCCCGGAGCGACTGCGGATCGAGATGCCGGCCCGCGACCGCGACCGGATCCCGCAGCCGGAGCCCGCACCCCGGGACGGCGTGGTGCGGCGATACGTCGCGGCGATCCTCTGCGGTCTGCTCGCGCTCTTCTTCGTCAGCGGTGGTGTCTGGATCCTGACCCAGTTGCTGGCCGGTCCGGGCACCGGCAACCCACGCGGCGAGGACCTGCTGGCACTCGGCGGATCGGTCGTCTTCGGCATCCTCTTCGGCCGCTACAGCTGGGCCGCCGCACGGGAACTGGGCAGCCGCCGCGGGTGA
- a CDS encoding tetratricopeptide repeat protein yields MLLRPPVMDPAAAYPKLTTLRTGLRAGDWAACRAVLDSAEPVERTELIRSASDTDGIEPLLRQVLDRDPEDSTAAAVLGSYLVRVGWEIRSSYRARHVSRKQFEAFHEKLRQAEHVLYPATERRPDDPALWVIRLTVARGLELGQDEARRRYDRLAEIDPQHLPGQLQLLQQLCPKWGGSWPAVWDFVGRVAGTAPFGAHNHMIIAEAHIEEATDDDWGSARRRLSVAGVQAVIKEAANRSVWHPEFRRSHGWVLVLNTFAAAFSLGGDLRSAKSMFRMLGDFGSEYPWGSLAPSPASTIWLHKLRTAFVRES; encoded by the coding sequence ATGCTGCTGCGCCCACCGGTGATGGATCCGGCCGCCGCCTACCCGAAACTGACCACGCTGCGGACCGGGCTGCGTGCCGGTGACTGGGCGGCCTGCCGGGCGGTTCTGGACTCGGCGGAGCCGGTGGAGCGTACCGAGCTGATCCGGTCCGCTTCGGACACCGACGGCATCGAGCCGTTGCTGCGGCAGGTACTCGACCGGGACCCCGAGGACAGCACCGCCGCCGCCGTGCTCGGCTCGTACCTGGTCCGCGTCGGGTGGGAGATCCGTAGTTCGTACCGGGCCCGGCACGTCAGCCGTAAGCAGTTCGAGGCGTTCCACGAGAAGCTGCGCCAGGCCGAGCATGTGCTGTATCCGGCGACCGAACGGCGGCCCGACGACCCGGCCCTGTGGGTGATCCGCCTCACCGTCGCCCGAGGTCTGGAGTTGGGTCAGGACGAGGCCCGCCGCCGCTACGACAGGCTGGCCGAGATCGATCCTCAGCACCTGCCCGGCCAGCTCCAGCTGCTGCAACAGCTCTGCCCGAAATGGGGCGGCTCGTGGCCGGCGGTGTGGGACTTCGTCGGTCGGGTGGCCGGCACCGCCCCGTTCGGCGCACACAACCACATGATCATCGCCGAGGCGCACATCGAGGAGGCGACCGATGACGACTGGGGCAGCGCCCGGCGCCGGCTCTCGGTCGCCGGCGTGCAGGCGGTGATCAAGGAAGCGGCGAACCGGTCGGTGTGGCATCCCGAGTTCCGCCGCAGCCACGGCTGGGTGCTGGTGCTGAACACGTTCGCGGCGGCGTTCAGTCTGGGCGGCGATCTGCGCTCGGCCAAGTCGATGTTCCGGATGCTCGGCGACTTCGGTAGCGAATACCCGTGGGGCAGCCTCGCGCCGAGCCCGGCCTCCACCATCTGGCTGCACAAACTCCGTACCGCCTTCGTCCGCGAGTCCTGA
- a CDS encoding ROK family transcriptional regulator, with translation MRAGPSQEEVRKHNLGTLLRYVHMHGATSRAELTTRLGLNRSTIGALTADLIGAGLVSEAAPRETGRAGRPSLVVRPESGRVYAYALSIEVDRLRAARVGLGGRILEQYETERPRGMSAGEAVRPLARYVRTMRSGVPADGRCVGSAVAVAGMVRLEDGMIRLAPTIGWVDEPIGAALRSELEEFGPLSVGNHADVCALAEHSRGAAVGSDNVIYLYGDVGVGAGIVAGGRRVHGHGGYGGEVGHMVVNPYGRTCSCGSRGCWETEIGEHALLRLAGREDRSGREAVLAVVDAAMRGDSSAQHALRQVGDWVGFGVGNLVNIFNPEVVIFGGTLRDVYLGAAAQIRSRLNAVGLPACREHVRLRTPELGPDAALIGAAELAFEHLLDDPLVP, from the coding sequence ATGCGGGCCGGCCCGAGTCAGGAAGAGGTACGCAAGCACAACCTCGGTACGTTGCTGCGTTACGTGCACATGCACGGCGCGACGTCCCGGGCTGAGCTCACCACCCGGCTCGGCCTCAACCGCAGCACGATCGGCGCGCTCACCGCCGACCTGATCGGCGCGGGCCTGGTCAGCGAGGCGGCTCCACGCGAGACCGGCCGGGCCGGACGACCGTCACTGGTCGTCCGGCCCGAGTCCGGGCGGGTGTACGCCTACGCGCTCAGCATCGAGGTGGACCGGCTGCGCGCGGCCCGGGTCGGGCTGGGCGGCCGGATCCTGGAGCAGTACGAGACCGAGCGCCCCCGAGGCATGAGCGCCGGCGAGGCGGTCCGCCCGCTGGCCCGTTACGTCCGCACCATGCGCTCCGGCGTGCCCGCCGACGGTCGGTGCGTGGGCAGCGCCGTCGCCGTGGCCGGGATGGTGCGCCTGGAGGACGGCATGATCCGCCTGGCGCCGACGATCGGCTGGGTGGACGAACCGATCGGTGCGGCGCTGCGTTCCGAGCTGGAGGAGTTCGGCCCACTCAGCGTCGGCAACCACGCCGACGTGTGCGCGCTCGCCGAGCATTCCCGCGGGGCCGCGGTCGGCTCGGACAACGTCATCTACCTGTACGGCGACGTGGGTGTCGGGGCCGGGATCGTGGCCGGTGGACGTCGGGTGCACGGGCACGGCGGCTACGGCGGCGAGGTCGGCCACATGGTCGTCAACCCGTACGGCCGGACGTGCAGCTGTGGCTCCCGGGGCTGCTGGGAGACCGAGATCGGCGAGCACGCGCTGCTGCGCCTGGCCGGGCGGGAGGACCGCAGCGGCCGGGAGGCGGTGCTGGCCGTGGTGGACGCCGCGATGCGCGGAGACAGTTCGGCCCAGCACGCGTTGCGGCAGGTGGGCGACTGGGTCGGGTTCGGGGTCGGCAACCTGGTGAACATCTTCAACCCGGAAGTCGTGATCTTCGGTGGCACGCTGCGGGACGTCTACCTCGGCGCGGCGGCACAGATCCGCAGCCGACTCAACGCGGTCGGGCTGCCCGCCTGCCGTGAGCACGTCCGGTTGCGTACCCCTGAGCTGGGCCCGGACGCGGCCCTGATCGGTGCGGCCGAACTGGCCTTCGAGCATCTGCTCGACGATCCCCTCGTGCCCTGA
- a CDS encoding sugar ABC transporter permease yields the protein MTTTLETAGGVKVVKPTVASHFRDYVGRIRGGDLGAMPAVLGLVILTLIFGTARPETFFSAGNFANLFNQAAGLTMIAMGLIFVLLLGEIDLSAGYAAGVCGAVMAILLTEKSYSEPVALIASLAAGAVIGLVLGFLVAKVGIPSFVVTLAAFLAFQGVLLNLLGEGKNISIPDGFIKSLNKDSLPVGWSWALAIGAVAVFALIQFLRYRGRAGRGLVNEPIGIILLRIGGIAALLLITTAILTQERAINPNVASLKGVPIAAPVIGGFLVLWTFVLGRTSYGRHVYAVGGNAEAARRAGIPVDRIRISVFVIGSFMAAVGGIMLVSRAGSVDPNTGGSSTLLYSVGAAVIGGTSLFGGKGKVIHAVIGGAVIAVIDNGMFLMDFSSGTRYIFTGVILLIAAGVDALARRRAAATGNR from the coding sequence GTGACCACGACCCTCGAGACCGCCGGTGGCGTCAAGGTAGTCAAGCCGACCGTCGCCAGCCACTTCCGCGACTACGTGGGCCGGATACGTGGCGGTGACCTCGGCGCCATGCCCGCCGTGCTGGGCCTGGTCATCCTCACCCTGATCTTCGGTACCGCCCGGCCGGAGACGTTCTTCAGCGCCGGCAACTTCGCGAACCTGTTCAACCAGGCCGCCGGCCTCACCATGATCGCGATGGGCCTGATCTTCGTCCTGCTGCTGGGCGAGATCGACCTCTCCGCCGGTTACGCGGCGGGCGTCTGCGGCGCGGTGATGGCGATCCTGCTCACCGAGAAGAGCTACTCCGAGCCCGTCGCGCTCATCGCGTCGCTGGCCGCCGGTGCCGTGATCGGCCTGGTGCTCGGCTTCCTGGTGGCGAAGGTCGGCATCCCGTCCTTCGTGGTCACGCTCGCGGCGTTCCTCGCCTTCCAGGGTGTTCTGCTGAACCTGCTCGGCGAGGGCAAGAACATCTCGATCCCGGACGGCTTCATCAAGTCGCTGAACAAGGACAGCCTTCCGGTCGGCTGGAGCTGGGCCCTGGCCATCGGTGCGGTCGCCGTCTTCGCCCTGATCCAGTTCCTGCGTTACCGCGGCCGGGCCGGGCGCGGCCTGGTCAACGAGCCGATCGGGATCATCCTGCTCCGGATCGGCGGCATCGCGGCACTGCTCCTGATCACCACCGCGATCCTCACCCAGGAGCGGGCGATCAACCCGAACGTCGCCTCGCTCAAGGGCGTCCCGATCGCCGCGCCGGTGATCGGCGGCTTCCTGGTGCTGTGGACGTTCGTGCTGGGCCGCACCTCGTACGGCCGGCACGTCTACGCGGTCGGCGGCAACGCCGAGGCCGCCCGCCGGGCCGGCATCCCGGTCGACCGGATCCGCATCTCGGTTTTCGTGATCGGCTCGTTCATGGCCGCGGTCGGTGGCATCATGCTGGTCAGCCGAGCCGGGTCGGTGGACCCGAACACCGGTGGCAGCAGCACGCTGCTCTACTCGGTCGGCGCCGCGGTCATCGGTGGCACCAGCCTCTTCGGCGGCAAGGGCAAGGTCATCCACGCGGTGATCGGTGGCGCGGTGATCGCGGTCATCGACAACGGCATGTTCCTGATGGACTTCTCCTCCGGGACGCGCTACATCTTCACCGGTGTGATCCTGCTCATCGCCGCGGGTGTCGATGCGCTGGCCCGTCGCCGCGCGGCGGCGACCGGCAACCGGTAA
- a CDS encoding ATP-binding cassette domain-containing protein, which translates to MAATPLLELRGIDKSFGPVQVLHNVGLSVYPGEVTALVGDNGAGKSTLVKCISGIYTIDAGTVTFDGKQVSVHSPRDAADLGIEVVYQDLALCDNLDIVQNMFLGREKKRGIVLDEPTMEQMAGETLASLSVRTVKSLRQLVASLSGGQRQTVAIAKAVLWNSRVVILDEPTAALGVAQTAQVLELVRRLADNGLGVVLISHNMNDVFAVSDRIAALYLGRMAAQVKASDVTHAQVVELITGGRSGNLGLPPEHPTDFADITPGVSK; encoded by the coding sequence GTGGCCGCGACACCCCTACTGGAACTGCGCGGGATCGACAAGAGCTTCGGTCCTGTCCAGGTGCTGCACAATGTCGGCCTCAGCGTCTACCCCGGCGAGGTCACCGCGCTGGTCGGTGACAACGGCGCCGGCAAGTCGACGCTGGTCAAGTGCATCAGCGGCATCTACACCATCGACGCGGGCACGGTGACCTTCGACGGCAAGCAGGTCTCGGTCCACAGCCCCCGGGACGCCGCCGACCTCGGCATCGAGGTCGTCTACCAGGACCTCGCGCTCTGCGACAACCTGGACATCGTCCAGAACATGTTCCTCGGCCGGGAGAAGAAGCGCGGCATCGTCCTGGACGAACCGACCATGGAGCAGATGGCCGGCGAGACCCTCGCCAGCCTCTCGGTACGTACCGTGAAGTCGCTGCGGCAGCTCGTGGCCAGCCTCTCCGGCGGCCAGCGGCAGACCGTGGCGATCGCCAAGGCGGTGCTCTGGAACAGCCGGGTCGTCATCCTCGACGAACCGACCGCGGCGCTCGGCGTGGCACAGACCGCCCAGGTCCTGGAGCTGGTCCGCCGCCTGGCCGACAACGGTCTCGGCGTGGTGCTCATCTCGCACAACATGAACGACGTCTTCGCGGTCTCGGACCGGATCGCCGCCCTCTACCTCGGCCGGATGGCCGCCCAGGTGAAGGCGAGCGACGTCACCCACGCCCAGGTCGTTGAGCTGATCACCGGTGGGCGCAGCGGCAACCTGGGCCTTCCGCCGGAGCACCCCACCGACTTCGCAGACATCACGCCGGGAGTTTCGAAGTGA
- a CDS encoding sugar ABC transporter substrate-binding protein, producing the protein MRKGMFALAAAGLLATGSLSACGTESNSGTGTGSSGGGATVGVILPDTKSSARWETADLKYLTDAFNAAGVKADIKNAQGDKASFQTIADGMIQSGVKVLMIVNLDSGTGKNVLENAKKAGINTIDYDRLTLSGGADYYVSFDNVEVGKLQGQGLVDCLTEKKVTKPVVSYLNGSPTDNNATLFKEGYDSVLKPKFDSGEYTKGPDDAVPDWDNAKGGTIFEQQLTKDNKIAGVLAANDGLGNAAIEVLKKNKLNGTVPVTGQDATVQGLQNILAGDQCMTVYKAIKKEADAAAALAIALAKGETPTTATGTVTDPESKATVKSVLLKPEAITKANVKAVVDDGFVTKAELCTAAFTKACTDAGIS; encoded by the coding sequence ATGCGTAAGGGAATGTTCGCCCTTGCCGCGGCCGGCCTGCTGGCCACGGGAAGCCTGTCCGCCTGCGGCACCGAGAGCAACTCCGGCACCGGCACCGGCTCCTCGGGCGGCGGCGCCACGGTCGGCGTGATCCTGCCCGATACCAAGAGCTCGGCCCGCTGGGAGACGGCGGACCTGAAGTACCTCACCGACGCGTTCAACGCCGCGGGCGTCAAGGCCGACATCAAGAACGCCCAGGGCGACAAGGCCTCGTTCCAGACCATCGCCGACGGCATGATCCAGAGCGGCGTCAAGGTCCTGATGATCGTCAACCTGGACTCCGGCACCGGCAAGAACGTGCTGGAGAACGCCAAGAAGGCGGGCATCAACACGATCGACTACGACCGTCTCACGCTGAGCGGCGGCGCCGACTACTACGTCTCCTTCGACAACGTCGAGGTCGGCAAGCTGCAGGGCCAGGGCCTGGTGGACTGCCTCACCGAGAAGAAGGTGACCAAGCCGGTCGTCTCCTACCTCAACGGTTCGCCCACCGACAACAACGCCACCCTGTTCAAGGAGGGCTACGACTCGGTTCTCAAGCCGAAGTTCGACTCGGGCGAGTACACCAAGGGCCCGGACGACGCGGTTCCGGACTGGGACAACGCCAAGGGCGGCACGATCTTCGAGCAGCAGCTCACCAAGGACAACAAGATCGCCGGCGTGCTCGCCGCGAACGACGGCCTCGGCAACGCGGCCATCGAGGTCCTGAAGAAGAACAAGCTGAACGGCACCGTCCCGGTCACCGGCCAGGACGCCACCGTTCAGGGCCTGCAGAACATCCTCGCGGGCGACCAGTGCATGACCGTCTACAAGGCGATCAAGAAGGAGGCCGACGCGGCCGCCGCGCTGGCCATCGCGCTGGCCAAGGGTGAGACCCCGACCACGGCCACCGGTACCGTGACCGACCCCGAGTCGAAGGCCACCGTCAAGTCCGTGCTGCTCAAGCCGGAGGCGATCACCAAGGCGAACGTCAAGGCGGTCGTCGACGACGGCTTCGTCACCAAGGCCGAGCTCTGCACCGCCGCCTTCACGAAGGCCTGCACCGACGCGGGCATCAGCTGA
- the ybaK gene encoding Cys-tRNA(Pro) deacylase, giving the protein MAKKAAGTPATVLLTTERVAHALHPYEVSPDAPNYGALVAEALGVAPERLFKTLVAEVDGGLVVGVVPVTGDLDLKALASAAGGKRAALADRAAAERSSGYVRGGISPLGQRKRLPTVIDDTAAGLDLMYVSAGRRGLQVSLAPADLIRLTSAIVAPIRAGAS; this is encoded by the coding sequence ATGGCCAAGAAGGCGGCCGGAACGCCGGCGACCGTGCTGCTGACCACCGAGCGGGTGGCGCACGCCCTGCATCCGTACGAGGTGTCGCCGGACGCCCCCAACTACGGCGCCCTGGTCGCCGAGGCCCTGGGTGTCGCGCCGGAGCGGCTGTTCAAGACCCTGGTGGCCGAGGTGGACGGCGGTCTCGTGGTCGGTGTCGTGCCGGTCACCGGCGACCTGGACCTGAAGGCGTTGGCATCGGCCGCGGGCGGCAAGCGGGCCGCGTTGGCCGACCGGGCCGCCGCGGAGCGCAGCAGCGGTTATGTCCGGGGCGGGATCAGCCCGCTCGGACAGCGCAAGCGACTCCCCACCGTGATCGACGACACGGCGGCCGGGCTCGACCTGATGTATGTGTCGGCCGGCCGTCGCGGACTGCAGGTGTCGCTCGCCCCCGCCGACCTGATCCGGCTGACCAGCGCGATCGTCGCCCCGATCCGGGCGGGCGCATCCTAG